A portion of the Rhizoctonia solani chromosome 6, complete sequence genome contains these proteins:
- a CDS encoding peptidyl-Lys metalloendopeptidase produces the protein MLLIPQNARYYYLHLVHRIIAQFHVNATLSNTGSETLRLLRDPRSPLSTWATETFGVINSKGWSSDSFVELNPGESVTVKHDLAGVYNLTLTGTGTYTVDAANLFPKVKIQGKLVSFKNAAATPVVSLLSEYTEYSGCTANQQGEIAGAIESARGYATSSYDHLRSNPYGSSVTLVGLGGSHTIRSFMKGPISPQLLGSTSDYAYGQSNCLALARSNPTNAVYNADNHAFFSVDTEIR, from the exons ATGCTCCTCATCCCTCAGAATGCTCGCTACTATTACCTTCACCTTGTCCACCGCATCATTGC ACAATTTCATGTCAATGCAACTCTATCCAACACCGGGTCTGAGACTCTCCGCTTGCTACGCGACCCCCGTTCTCCTCTATCAACATGGGCAACTGAGACCTTTGGGGTCATAAACAGCAAGG GCTGGTCGTCCGATTCATTCGTTGAGCTCAACCCGGGCGAATCGGTTACTGTCAAACACGATC TCGCCGGTGTATACAACTTGACTCTGACCGGTACTGGTACATACACTGTCGATGCTGCCAACCTCTTCC CCAAGGTCAAGATTCAG GGCAAGCTTGTGTCTTTTAAAAATGCTGCTGCTACCCCGGTCGTGTCACTTTTGAGCGAGTATACAGAATATTCTGGCTGTACGGCTAATCAACAGGGTGAAATTGCGGGTGCCATTGAATCCGCACGGGGATATGCTACCAGTTCTTACGATCACTTGAGGTCAAACCCCTATGGTTCTAGCGTTACACTCGTTGGTTTGGGAGGTTCTCATACAATACGATCATTCATGAAGGGACCCATTTCCCCCCAGTTATTGGGTAG TACCAGTGATTACGCCTACGGGCAGTCAAACTGCTTGGCCCTCGCCAGGTCTAACCCAACCAATGCTGTCTACAATGCAGA CAACCATGCATTCTTCTCGGTTGACACAGAAATACGCTAA
- a CDS encoding alpha/beta hydrolase family protein — translation MSDRILSIVFVHGFRGDHTSFQSFPADLHCHLSMVIPGLQTFVYPTYKTKRPLELARDDFLTCSRMEGLPKGGVILCGHSMGGLLTAEVALAAPPSRVVGLVSFDTPYLGVHPRVVLSGITSLFKKKEELTGHRTSSTSTPCESPNERPGEAPPATHPEPPPQPDVPTSSPPATRESTVPPSLHLSVPIPPVRVIAPRVERLFQTFRLGPVPQSVHNFLHFWDKHPGVTGLKDGMFKSLSLEGACSTHRGPYGRGWVNLWTTPVSSTTRERSPSGPSSSPSPSFRSRLSPFSSPTPSLSSFNSGSFQSSLFQTISYDPSMSSTVTSLDSIHSRTDPGPLATTSSNELQTYAQSEFSKGNENKDTTEENSMGTESREAHREEKQARKRDELELNKQRRSERHF, via the exons ATGTCTGATCGCATtcttagtatagtatttgtgCACGGATTTCGCGGTGATCACACATCCTTTCAAT CCTTTCCTGCGGATCTGCATTGCCATCTCAGTATGGTGATACCAGGTCTCCAGACCTTTGTGTATCCAACATATAAAACCAAGCGCCCTCTAGAACTCGCTCGGGATGATTTCTTGACTTG CTCTAGGATGGAGGGCTTGCCCAAAGGCGGGGTGATACTTTGTGGTCATTCAATGGGCGGATTGCTTACGGCAGAAGTGGCCTTGGCTGCTCCACCTAGTCGTGTAGTGGGGCTTGTATCATTCGACACACCATACCTGGGCGTGCATCCTCGTGTTGTCCTCAG TGGAATTACATCTTTATTcaagaagaaggaagagTTGACGGGACACCGAACGAGCAGTACATCCACTCCTTGTGAATCACCTAACGAGAGACCTGGCGAAGCCCCCCCAGCCACACATCCAGAACCGCCGCCGCAGCCAGACGTACCCACGTCATCCCCTCCAGCGACTCGAGAATCAACTGTTCCCCCATCGCTTCATCTCAGTGTTCCTATCCCACCTGTTCGAGTAATTGCACCAAGGGTCGAGCGACTATTTCAGACGTTCAGACTAGGTCCAGTACCCCAATCTGTACACAATTTCCTCCATTTCTGGGACAAGCACCCAGGAGTCACTGGTCTCAAAGACGGAATGTTCAAATCTTTGAGTTTGGAGGGTGCTTGCTCAACCCACAGGG GGCCTTATGGACGAGGATGGGTGAACCTGTGGACTACACCCGTATCCTCAACGACTAGGGAAAGAAGCCCTTCGGGCCCCTCTAGTTCGCCTAGCCCGAGTTTTCGAAGCCGCCTATCTCCATTCTCATCTCCAACCCCATCACTATCCTCGTTTAACTCTGGCTCCTTCCAATCGAGTCTGTTCCAAACTATATCCTACGACCCATCCATGTCTTCAACTGTCACCTCCTTGGACTCGATTCATTCCCGCACTGATCCCGGACCACTCGCGACCACATCATCGAACGAGCTGCAAACATACGCTCAGAGCGAATTTTCCAAAGGAAATGAAAACAAAGACACAACCGAGGAAAACAGCATGGGAACGGAATCGCGTGAAGCACATCGAGAAGAAAAACAAGCAAGAAAGAGAGACGAGCTCGAGCTAAACAAGCAGAGAAGGAGCGAAAGGCATTTCTGA
- a CDS encoding aldo/keto reductase family protein, with amino-acid sequence MSAEENKKNMTYVRLGNSGLKVSRLILGLMSYGTKGWAPWVVEKEEAIKHIKTAYDAGIQTFDTANVYSNGESERILGEAIRQLKLPRDEIVVMTKLWGVVGRTPGESYMRDPAAADAYGYVNQYGLGRKHIFESVKHSLERLQLEYVDVLQCHRFDYDTPIEETMQALHDVVKAGYARYIGMSSCHAYQFHAMQNYAINNKLTPFISMQNHYNLLYREEEREMVPTLKMFGVGMIPWSPLAEVHWLDLSPNRHLGLKAIREMAALMNQTRESNKEIITRVEQIAKARNVSMAQVGLAWVLSKDHTSAPIIGITNLENFQDTIGALQVKLTEEEIKQLEEPYGPRGIVGHS; translated from the exons ATGTCTGCCGAAGAAAACAAGAAAAATATGACTTATG TCCGTCTGGGCAACTCTGGTCTCAAGGTCTCACGGTTAATCCTCGGACTCATGAGTTATGGGACCAAAGGGTGGGCCCCTTGGGTTGTAGAGAAAGAGGAGGCAATTAAGCACATCAAAACTGC CTACGATGCAGGTATCCAAACATTTGATACAGCCAATGTGTACTCGAATGGTGAATCAGAGCGAATCCTTGGTGAAGCGATCCGTCAGCTCAAGCTGCCCCGTGATGAAATTGTGGTCATGACCAAG CTATGGGGAGTCGTTGGACGTACTCCTGGTGAATCGTACATGCGGGACCCGGCAGCCGCTGACGCTTACGGATACGTGAATCAGTATGGTCTCGGTCGTAAG CACATATTCGAATCCGTCAAGCATTCTCTTGAACGTCTTCAACTTGAATATGTCGATGTCTTACAGTGTCATCGATTCGACTATGATACACCTATTGAAGAGACTATGCAAGCCCTTCACGACGTAGTGAAGGCTGGATACGCGCGATATATTGGGATGTCCAGCTGCCACGCCTACCAGTTCCACGCAATGCAGAACTATGCGATCAACAACAAGCTGACGCCATTTATTTCTATGCAAAATCACTATAATCTGTTGTATCGCGAAGAAGAGCGAGAGATGGTTCCAACATTGAAG ATGTTTGGGGTTGGGATGATACCCTGGTCACCCTTAGCAGAGGTGCATTGGCTCGACCTTTCTCCGAATCGACACTTAGGTCTCAAGGCGATCCGTGA GATGGCCGCATTGATGAATCAGACTAGAGAGTCTAATAAGGAAATCATTACACG AGTGGAACAGATCGCCAAGGCTCGGAACGTTAGCATGGCCCAAGTGGGTCTCGCTTGGGTTCTGTCCAAAGATCACACAAGCGCGCCAATCATTGGAATAACCAACCTGGAGAACTTCCAGGATACGATCG GCGCCCTTCAAGTGAAACTCACAGAAGAAGAGATTAAGCAGCTGGAGGAGCCGTACGGTCCTCGCGGAATTGTTGGGCATAGTTAA
- a CDS encoding aldo/keto reductase family protein, which produces MAAKNGMNGYWVKKKGSDILKERNYELGIQTFDTANIYSNGESERILGKAIKQLNFPRDEIVVMTKVYGVVARTPAERYMTRMAEVEARGYVNQSGLSRKHIFESIKHSLERLQLEYVDVLQCHRFDYNTPIEETMQALHDVNHYSLLYREEEREMVPTLKMFGVGMIPWSALARGILTRPVSQYKTTARSQNDPWAKNYDKTKETNDKIVSSVEAIAKSKGISMAQVAIAWCLSKDGMAAPIIGTTKLENLEDIIDGIHVKLTEDEIKRLEEPYTPQGIVGHA; this is translated from the exons ATGGCAGcaaagaatgggatgaatggCTACTGGGTGAAGAAGAAGGGATCAGACATATTAAAAGAGCGCAA TTATGAGCTGGGAATTCAAACCTTCGACACCGCCAACATCTATTCCAACGGAGAGTCTGAGCGGATTCTTGGCAAAGCTATCAAGCAGCTCAACTTTCCCCGCGATGAAATCGTTGTCATGACCAAG GTGTATGGCGTCGTCGCGCGTACCCCTGCTGAGAGATACATGACACGTATGGCGGAGGTTGAAGCTCGTGGATACGTAAACCAGTCGGGTCTTAGCCGTAAA CACATATTCGAGTCGATCAAGCACTCACTCGAGCGACTTCAGCTTGAATATGTCGACGTTCTCCAGTGTCATCGGTTCGACTATAATACACCTATTGAAGAGACTATGCAAGCCCTTCACGATGTG AACCACTATAGTTTACTTTACCGAGAGGAAGAAAGAGAAATGGTACCAACACTAAAA ATGTTTGGTGTTGGGATGATTCCTTGGTCCGCGCTTGCCAGAGGTATACTGACTCGCCCAGTCTCTCAATACAAAACAACAGCCAGGTCCCAAAACGATCC ATGGGCCAAAAATTATGATAAAACCAAAGAGACGAATGATAAGATTGTATCTTC TGTTGAAGCAATTGCAAAGTCCAAGGGAATCAGTATGGCTCAGGTCGCAATCGCATGGTGTTTATCTAAAGATGGAATGGCTGCGCCAATCATCGGTACTACCAAATTAGAGAATTTAGAGGATATAATCG ATGGCATCCACGTCAAGCTCACAGAAGACGAAATTAAGCGATTGGAAGAGCCGTATACACCTCAAGGCATTGTGGGACACGCCTGA